A DNA window from Bradyrhizobium sp. CCBAU 53421 contains the following coding sequences:
- a CDS encoding YihY/virulence factor BrkB family protein translates to MAPRSNWPNDLMLAGATVLATLAAYRHVSRSETPVEARIDAEPTLAEAEDRGRLADTPLQIPAAGWKDILLRTYQQIDEDRLLATAAGVVFYGLLAIFPAITALVSSYGLFADPSTISSNLQSLALMLPEGSFAVVQDQIGRVLAKGTSSLGLTFAVGLLIAIWSANAGMKAIFDALNVVYEEKEKRGFVKLNLMSLAFTIAALISIMLMVGAVVVVPFLLQQVGLGTRAELIVRFGRWPILLLLLLTALAVLYRYGPSRTKPRWQWLSVGAIAAATLWLIGSSLLSWYLANFGNYNATYGSLGAAIGLMTWMWMSAIIVLCGAELNSEIEHQTVIDSTEGRRKPLGARGARMADTVGKVS, encoded by the coding sequence ATGGCTCCGCGCTCCAATTGGCCGAACGACCTGATGCTCGCCGGTGCAACGGTGTTGGCGACCCTGGCCGCTTATCGGCATGTGTCTCGATCGGAGACACCGGTCGAAGCTAGGATCGATGCCGAGCCTACGCTAGCCGAAGCGGAGGATCGCGGGCGGCTGGCTGACACACCGCTGCAGATCCCGGCTGCGGGCTGGAAGGACATTCTGCTGCGCACCTATCAGCAGATCGACGAGGACCGGCTGCTGGCAACCGCCGCCGGCGTCGTGTTCTACGGCCTGCTGGCGATCTTTCCAGCCATCACTGCACTGGTTTCGAGCTACGGCCTGTTCGCCGATCCGTCCACGATATCATCCAATCTGCAAAGCCTGGCACTGATGCTGCCGGAAGGCTCGTTTGCCGTCGTCCAGGACCAGATCGGCCGGGTGCTGGCGAAGGGCACCTCGTCACTGGGACTGACCTTTGCCGTCGGTCTGCTGATTGCGATCTGGAGCGCCAATGCCGGCATGAAGGCGATCTTCGATGCGCTCAACGTCGTCTATGAGGAGAAGGAAAAGCGCGGCTTCGTCAAGCTCAACCTGATGTCGCTCGCTTTCACAATCGCAGCCCTCATTTCGATCATGCTGATGGTGGGCGCGGTCGTCGTTGTTCCGTTCCTGCTGCAGCAGGTTGGACTGGGTACACGGGCCGAACTCATTGTCCGGTTCGGGCGGTGGCCGATCCTGTTGCTCCTGCTCCTCACTGCGCTTGCGGTGCTTTACCGCTATGGTCCCAGCCGAACCAAGCCGCGTTGGCAATGGCTCAGCGTCGGTGCCATAGCAGCAGCCACTCTGTGGCTGATCGGTTCCTCGCTGCTATCCTGGTATCTGGCGAATTTCGGCAATTACAACGCGACCTACGGCTCGCTGGGGGCCGCCATCGGCCTGATGACCTGGATGTGGATGTCCGCCATCATCGTGCTGTGCGGAGCCGAACTGAACTCGGAGATCGAGCATCAGACCGTGATCGATTCGACGGAGGGGCGCCGCAAGCCGCTCGGAGCGCGCGGCGCGAGAATGGCGGATACGGTCGGCAAGGTATCATAG